TCTCTCAATTTCGGGAATTCTGTTTTACAGAAAATTTATCGTTGTTTGGGTTGAATGAATTGTTCTATCCCAGGCTAAAACAAATACAACTAGCTTTTGTTATATTAACTATTGCGATTTTTCAATTTCCACTTTCTGCAAAAGGATGGGTTCCTGGAATTCATTTAGAAATAAAACCGCTCCGTTGGTTTGGAATTCATGTAAGTCGTTTGTTCTATCACATGGGAGGTGATAGAATCGCGTTCTTCATTGAATTTTTAAAAAGTTTTGGTGAAGAAGGCTTTTGAAAAATCCTAGAGTGAAGGTTGGTGTTTAATTAATATTTTTGGAGGATTAAAGTTCAGGCTCAAAGTATGCTAAATTTTCCGGACCCTCATGGATCACTATTCGACGGATCCTTCCCTGGGAAGCCTGAACTTCATCCTTCAAACCAGAGTAAAACCACCGAGCCACATTCTCTGAGGTTGGGTTAATCGTCTTAAAGTCTGGGTGATCATTGATTAGGATATGATCGATGGAATGAACAAGTTCCATCAGTTTGGTTCGAGCAGTTAGAAAATCGTAGGAAATCCCATCGGGGCGAATGTTGGAATTCCCCTCCAAAAATACCTCCACCTTCCAGGAATGGCCGTGGATGGGTTCATCTGAGCCATCGGCAAAATACTGGTAGAGGAAATGGGCCGACTCAAACCGTCCCTCGATCCGGACATAAAATTTCCCGTTTTCTTGGGTAAACATTCCATTGACGAATAGAGCATAGTCCAATATTTGTATAGTAATTTCCTTTCGAGGGTTCTTAAGATGACTGAAACAACAAAACCGCGCTTTTTTAAAGAAATGACTGTGGGCGAGGCGATCGCAATCCACCCAGAAGCAGGTCTAGTTTTCTCCAGCTACCATTTAGGTGGATGTTCACATTGCTCCATCAATGAAGTAGAAACCATTGAACAAGTTTGTATGGGTTATGGTGTAGAGGTAGACACTCTCATCGATTCAC
The sequence above is drawn from the Leptospira sp. WS4.C2 genome and encodes:
- a CDS encoding DUF1858 domain-containing protein; protein product: MTETTKPRFFKEMTVGEAIAIHPEAGLVFSSYHLGGCSHCSINEVETIEQVCMGYGVEVDTLIDSLNNLFSEE
- a CDS encoding 6-carboxytetrahydropterin synthase, producing the protein MFTQENGKFYVRIEGRFESAHFLYQYFADGSDEPIHGHSWKVEVFLEGNSNIRPDGISYDFLTARTKLMELVHSIDHILINDHPDFKTINPTSENVARWFYSGLKDEVQASQGRIRRIVIHEGPENLAYFEPEL